The sequence below is a genomic window from Lolium perenne isolate Kyuss_39 chromosome 4, Kyuss_2.0, whole genome shotgun sequence.
catcgccccacttcgtttccctttcggacttctggaagcttcgtggaaaataagatcctgggcgttgatttcgtccaattccgagaatatttccttactaggatttctgaaaccaaaaacagcagaaaacagcaactggctcttcggcttcttgttaataggttagtgccggaaaatgcataaatatgacataaagtatgtataaaacatgtgagtatcatcataaaacaggcatggaacataagaaattatcgatacgttggagacgtatcagcatccccaagcttagttcctactcgtcccgagtaggtaaacgataacaaagataatttctgaagtgacatgccataataatcttgatcaatactattgtaagcacatgtaatgaatgcagcgattcgaagcaatgtaaatgcaatgagtaaacaattgaatcatatagcaaagacttttcatgaatagtacttttaagacaagcatcaataagtcttgcataagagttaactcataaagcaataaattcaaagtaaaggtattgaagcaacacaaaggaagattaagtttcagcggttgctttcaacttgtaacatgtatatctcatggatattgtcaatataaagtaatataataagtgcaatatgcaagtatgtaagaatcaatgcacagttaacacaagtgtttgcttcttgagatagaaggaaatgggtaaactgactcaacataaaagtagaagaaaggcccttcgcagagggaagcattgattgctatatttgtgctagagctttgattttgaaaacaagaaacaattttgtcaacggtagtaataaagcatatgtaccatgtaaattatatcctacaagttgcaagcctcatgcatagtataccaatagtgcccgcaccttgtcctaattagctcggattacctggattatcatcgtaatacaatatgttttaaccaagtatcacaaaggggtacctctatgccgcctatacaaaggtctaaggagaaagctcacattggatttctcgcttttgattattctcaacttagacatccataccgggacaacatagacaacagataatggactcctctttaatgcataagcattcaacaacaaataatattctcataagagattgaggatagttgtccaaaactgaaacttccaccatggatcatggctttagttagcggcccaatgctcttgtctaacaatatgcatactcaaaccattcaactcatggtaaatcgcccttacttcagacaagacgaacatgcatagcaactcacatgatattcaacaaagggtagttgatggcgtccccaggaacatggttatcgctcaacaagcaacttataagagataagatgcataagtacatattcaataccacaatagtttttaggctatttgtcccatgagctatatattgcaaagataaagaatggaaattttaaaggtagcactcaagcaatttactttggaatggcggagaaataccatgtagtaggtaggtatggtggacacaagtggcatagtgtttggctcaaggattttggatgcatgagaagtattccctctcgatacaaggtttaggctagcaaggttgtttaaagcaaacacaagtatgaaccggtacagcaaaactcacataaaagacatattgtaagcattataagactctacaccgtcttccttgttgttcaacccatactagaaaatatctagaccttagagagaccaataatgcaaaccaaattttaacaagctctatgtatttcttcactaataggtgcaaagtatatgatgcaagagcttaaacatgagcacaacaattgccaaatatcacattattcaagttattataccaattaccacatgtagcatttcccgtttccaaccatataacaatttaacgaagcagtttaaccttcgccatgaacattatgagtaaaacctaaggacatatttgtccatatgcaacagcggagcgtgtctctctcccacacaatgaatgctaggatccaactttattcacacaaaataaaaataaaaacatacagacgctccaagtaaagcacataagatgtgatggaataaaaatatagtttcattagaggaacctgataatgttgtcgatgaagaaggggatggcatccccaagcttagacacttgagtcttcttgaaatatgcagggatgaaccaccggggcatccccaagcttagacattatccaagacattttagcaattactacatgtatcattttccaattccaaccatataacaatttaacgaagaagaaacttcgccatgaatattatgagtaaagcttaaggacatatttgtccatatgcaacagcggagcgtatctctctcccacacaaagaatgctaggatccattttattcaaacaaaacaaaaaaaacaaaaacaaaccaacgctccaagcaaagcacataagatgtgatggaataatatagtttcaggggaggaacctgataatgttgtcgatgaagaaggggatgccttgggcatccccaagcttatacgcttgagtcttcttgaaatatgcaggggtgaaccaccggggcatccccaagcttagagctttcactctccttgatcatattgtatcaccctcctctcttgatccttgaaaacttcctccacaccaaactcaaaacaactcattagagggttagtgcataatcaaaattcacatgttcagaggtgacaaaatcattcttaacacttctggatattgcacaaagctactgaaagttaatggaatagaaaaatccatcaagcaaagcaaaacagacaatgcgaaataaaaggcagaatctgtcaaaacagaacagtccgtaaaaacaAATTTTATagttgcaccagacttgctcagataaaaatgctcaaattgaatgaaagttgcgtacatatctgaggatcactcacgtaaattggcagaattttctgagttacctacagaaactattgctcaaatttgtgacagcaagaaatctgtttctgcgcagcaatccaaatctagtatgaaccttattatcaaagactttacttggcacaacaatgcaacaaaattaagataaggagaggttgctacagtagtaacaacttccaagactcaaatataaaacaaagtattgtagtaaaatcatgggttgtctcccataagcgcttttctttaacgcctttcagctaggcgcagaaagtgtgtatcaagtgttatcaagagatgaagcattagcattcttaccaggggcgctgcacttacccttcttactcttatttctactctttggtttagggaatacatgcccgcatccgggtgtagaggtaaaatttagagtgcctttccccatatctatgattgctcccatgagtttcagcagggacctTCCAAGTgtaatttgtcctgtccctacacattcaacaacgagataatcagtggataccgttcttccaagaaagttTGTGAACACCCCTTtagctatacccttaggaattataacagagttatcagtaagagttattccttctcctccttcggtaagttcccaaagtgtcaaagattcataaatacttttaggcataaggcaaaactcagacataatattacaacgagcatgaaaagtttcaccacaaatagcaactttaacggtaggcacccacattgaaggttcaaagcttaatggaacataatcataatattcgcgaatctggttgtacctttcttttaaacaggatatatttgtttcgagagtgtttaatctattatgaatgctggcaagagatgaatcaaaattattatcggggcaagatgatgtaatcaattttcttatggcattaaaagcttgatccccatcacaatgaaggaaatctcctcccactacagcatctaaggcatatctataacgaagaataagcccaaaataaaaattactaagaagcaaacttagcgttattttaggttcagttttactataagaataaaaaattctcgaccaggcttctttaaaactctcctcacccccttgtttaaaagtaaagatcgattcctcaggtgatagagtaacaactacgggactagtcataataacaaaaataaggtaaatgcaaataactaattttttgtgtttttaatatggcaaacaagacagtaaataaagtaaaactagcaactaatttttgtgtgtgttttgttttagtgcagcaaacaaagtagtaaataaaagtaaagcaagacaaaaataaagtaaagagattggaagtggagactccccttgcagcgtgtcttgatctccccggcaacggcgccagaaaaagtgcttgatacgcgtacatcacgcgtccgttgggaaccccaagaggaaggtgtgatgcgtacagcggcaagttttccctcagtaagaaaccaaggtttatcgaaccagtaggagccaagaagcacgttgaaggttgatggcggcggagtgtagtgcggcgcaacaccagggatttcggcgccaacgtggaacctgcacaacacaaccaaattactttgccccaacgtgacagtgaggttgtcaatctcaccggcttgctgtaacaaaagattagatgtatagtgtggatgatgatgtttgcagagaacagtagaacgagtattgcagtagattgtattcaatgtaaaagaatggaccggggtccacagttcactagtggtctctctcataagataaatagcatgttgggtgaacaaattacagttgggcaattgacaaataaagagggcatgaccatgcacatacatgttatgatgagtagtgtgaaattcaattgggcattacgacaaagtacatagaccgctatccagcatgcatctatgcctaaaaagtccaccttcaggttatcatccgaactccctccagtattaagttgcaaacaacagacaattgcattaagtatggtgcgtaatgtaattaacaaatacatccttagacatagcattgatgttttatccctagtggcaacatcacatccacaaccttaggggttgctgtcactcccccagatttaatggagacatgaacccactatcgagcataaatactccctcttggagttacaagtatcaacttggccagaacctctactagcaacggagagcatgcaagatcataaacaacacatagatagattgataatcaacatagcatagtattccatattcatcggatcccaacaaacgcaacatgtagcattacaaatagatgatcttgatcatgttaggcagctcacaagatccaacaatgatagcacaattaggagaagccgaccatctagctactgctatggacccatagtccaggggtgaactactcacacatcactccggaggcgaccatggcggtgaagagtcctccgggagatgattcccctctccggcagggtgccggaggcgatctcctaaatcccccgagatgggattggcggcggcggcatctctggaagtttttccgtatcgtggctctcggtactggagttattatcgacgaaggcttcttataggcgaagaggtaggtttaggggcgacgcgagggacccacacagtagggccgcgccctagcgtggcgtcgcctcgtcgctccacttcgtttccctttcggacttctggaagcttcgtggaaaataagatcctgggcgttgatttcgtccaattccgagaatatttccttactaggatttctgaaaccaaaaacaacagaaaacagcaactggctcttcgacatcttgttaataggttagtgccggaaaatgcataaatatgacataaagtatgtataaaacatgtgagtatcatctaaaacaggcatggaacataagaaattatcgatacgttggagacgtatcaagcctatataatctcctgcccggctaccgcagaaaaatatctaatacacgagttagggtttccacctctctctgcttgcgccgcgatcgtagcctactccatcccgcgcgccgacgtgcatcggcgaacgggagaacaggtctccggaaccgatcgtccttgcgatcctgtacgggagagggcgaattacgtttttgggaagcgctctgagcgactgctcaagttcttcatcacgggtcgccttccgtcaaagtcgggcggtgctgcctaccgtcgtcttcaacgccgtctacttcgacccgtcgtccctgtcgtcaacaacgttgtcatcaacaacgttactgctgcgacatcgtctgctacaccttcaccgccacctccaccagatcggtacgtgcgacatatctcgatctgtttagcgatggatgttgtactatttgctctgctaatgttcatgttgatcactgcatctagtatgttcgagtttcacatgttagtagttactgtcgtcatgcttgatattctggaattaatcatgaaaattgtgcctaattatccaacacccCATAGGGATGTGTCCAGCAAAGTGATCCTAAGCCAATGTATGATCATGTGAATGCGGAGATTTTAACGGCAACGGTAGGTACCGGTGTGATATCCATCGTCCAATCACTGCTTTAGGATTGGTGAGGTTTTTAACATTTGTTtaatataaaactaataattgaAATACAAGTGAAACTTTTATGAAACTAAACTGATACATGGGTAACATTGTGAAACTGTTTGGCAAAAAGTGAAACCGGTGACGTCATTGCAGTATGTTTCACACACACAAAAATCGTGTTTCAGTTCAATTTTAATTATATTTCATAATTTCGTGAAAGGATTGGTCAAACACATGGGTGATGCCACCGCTGACCTCACTCTGGTAGGTACCTTAGCTGGTAAAAGGAGATTCTCCATAATCATGTTCCAGACTAGGACCGTCAAGCGGCATTTGAAATATAGATGAACCCCGGTTCGTCCTCTTGATTTCAAAGCTTACAATGTCCACAATTAGGCTACCCACGCCAATTGAGACAGTCGGCCGTAAGATTAGCTACGCTAATAGTTTGCATTTTAGGAGCCCAATTCTATTTTTGAAGGTAACATGACAACGTGGGCTTAGCCTAGTGGTTTgggtcgcagtggcgcaccctaACGACCGGAGTTCAATTTCTGTCAGGAATGAATTTCGGAATTGTCACGccaagtcccgcttctactatatcaaaaagtgtctagttcctcctagacacggtttcatttttttttaatttttgaagGTAACCTAAGAAAGAACAAGCACTGTAAATCTGTGACGTAACACGGATCAAACTTCTTCCTATAACTTTAGCAGCCTTTTCACGTCAGCTACGCACACAGCATGATGCAGCAGCGTCGTAGAATTAGAACTTAATAAAATGATCAAAACGGCGCAGGTGCCATGGCGTGCTGCGTTCTAAGGAGGGACACGCCGGATGATGCACGTAGCACAGCATGTTTTACAAATAAACTCTACTTAATAATAATAATACAAAAGCCATTAGTAGACCTAAGGGAGCTGCTTACTTGACTCGTGATATTTTTGACTCCCAGGTGTTGACAATGGCCATTTTCACACGGACATGTATGATGATCTCGCTTTGGCCGTGCGCCATCGTATTCCAGGTCATGTTCTTCTACTCCCACTTGATTAAGTACGCTTTGTTAATCTCTGACGGCCGACGAGCAACGTTATATTAATCAACCACCAGGCGGCTTTATTTCTAATCTTCCCAGTGAGAGCTAAGCCGAAAAAACACAATCTAGAATCCACCTCATACATGGACGTGGCCTATCGTCTTCCACCTGTGACCCTCGGTAGTCCATCAAGAACAGGTGCAGGTAGAACTTGGTTTAAATGGACACTGAAAGCGAAAAGAAATTCTATTTTACAAAGTACACATCGCAGTCTTTAGTTGAGTGTGATTTGGCGAGAGCAACGCAGACAGAGATATACACTTATACAGTGCCAGATACTCGGATCATATACACGTATAAGTAAGCGATCGATCAGCGGATCCCACCCAAATCAGTAGCTCAGATCACTCGGCTTAAGTTCACAGCTAACAGCTTGATTAGGGAGGCAGCTCAGTTGGCTTGGCCTACGATCATCCATGGCTCTCATCAGGGAGAAAAGACTTCCGCAACTGCAGCTCTCGCTGCCAGTCCCGCCCCGCGCCGCTGGCCAGCGTCCCAACCCAATGTTCGCGCCGGTGCCGGCGCCGACGCCGAAGAAGGCATCGACACCAACAGCTCTATCCAGCCAATTCCGCCTCTCCGATTTTGATAAGCTCGCCGTGCTGGGACGAGGGAGCGGCGGCACCGTGTACAAGGTTCGGCATCGCGAGACCTGCGCGCTCTACGCGCTCAAGGTCCAGCACTACGGAGACCCGGCCGCGGCCGCCGAGGCAGAGATCCTCAGCCGCACTGCCTCGCCGTTCGTCGTCCGATGCCACTCTGTTCTCCCCGCTGCCGCCTCCGGCGACGTCGCGATGCTCCTGGAGCTAGTGGACGGCGGATCGCTCGACTCCATCAAGAGCCGCCAGGGCGCCTTCCCGGAGGCCGCGCTCGCGGAGGTAGCAGCTCAGGCTCTGTCGGGCTTGGCATATCTCCACGCTCGCCGCATCGTGCACCTCGACATCAAGCCGGCGAACGTCCTCGCAAGCACGGCAGGGGAAGTTAAGATCGCCGACTTCGGCATCGCCAAGGTGCTCTCTCGCGCCGGCGACCAGTGCACGTCGTATGTGGGCACGACCGCGTACATGAGCCCCGAGCGCTTCGACCCTGAGGCGCACGGCGGGCACTACGACCCGTACGCCGCCGACGTCTGGAGCCTGGGGGTCACCATCCTTGAGCTCTTCATGGGCCGATACCCGCTCCTCCCTGCTGGGCAGAAGCCGAGCTGGGCGGCACTCATGTGCGCTGTCTGCTTCGGTGAGGCGCCCGCGCTGTCCGACGGCGTAGCGTCGCCGGAGCTCCAGGGTTTTGTCGCCGCGTGCCTCCACAAAGACTACCGCAAGAGGGCGTCCGTGGCGGAGCTGCTTGCCCACCCGTTTGTTGCCCGGAGGGATGTCTCAGTGTCGAAATGTGCGCTCCAGAAGCTGGTCGCCGACGTATCGTCGGAGTGCCGGAGTACGTGATCCCCGTGGGCTACcgaaccatgcacatacatagtaGTAGAATCAATTTTGTTAGCCATGTACAGTGCCCTACCATGGCATCTAACATAGTATCAGTTAGCTTAGCTCTGACATAAATGTACACTGCTTAGTACTTCTTTTAAATGGAGGAAGGAACTTTGACCCACATTATTGACTTAcaagaatgatatctacttaacgTTGcatatatgagaaaattattacgtATATGATTTAATTTAAATAAACAATAGATAAATCATGACTAGAGAAAAAAGAGATAAATCAGTGCATCGGATGAACAAATCAAAATTAAAGCATTTTCTAGACCTAGAAATTCTAGCATGCTCTCAAACAGAAATGATAGTACAATGAACGCGGATTCTGAGCGGACCTTATGGCGCCCGGCCCTTATCCCGCACCGTCTATTTCATCAGAGGCATCAAGATTGGTTACTCGTTTTTGCGAAAAAGACCCTAGATTTTATTAGATTTATATTAGGTCGTCCTTGCGGCTTACGTTCTAAAGTGGATCCACTTAAGTTAGTTCTTCAAAAATCCaatgtggatccacttctcacgtTCTAAAGTTCTTCAAAAAATTGCAGTGTATCCATTGTTACAATTGTAAGTAACATTTCTTCATATGAAAAAAATCCATTGAATATCATAAGAAACCACAGATCTCTTCATTTCAACCACAGATCTCTATGAAGTTCTTCACAGATCTTCATAATAAACCATATTTGGGCATGAATATCCAACACAAATAAAAAGATATCTTTGAAAAAAGTTCTTCATGTTTCTTGATGAATATCTAACAACAGAAAAAGTTCTTACGTTTCCAGGTTACTATCCAAGAAATTCGTACAGATCTCATACACGAACCAGAGGGATCCACACACAGTAGTAAGAGATCTATGTACATATCCAAGAAGATCCAGCACAAAATTACAGAAGATCCATGAAAAGAAGATCCATAAGATTACAAAAATCTGCAGATCCGATCGAGCTAGTTCAACAAGATCTaacaaaagaaaaaggggaaGAAAATGGAGGCGATCCGCAGCAGTCCGGCCGTGCTGGCGGCGGCCGTGTCTCCAGCGCCGGATCCGGCTGCGGCGAGGCGTCGGAGGTCCTCCAGGCCGGCACGAGGCGGCCCGCGCGACAGGGGGCAGCAAGGCGTCGGAGACCCTCCCAGCTTGGCGTAACGGGCGCGACGGGCGGCAGCAAGGCGAGGTGGAGGACGCCCATCGCCGGAGGAGGGAGAGGGCCGAGGGGGGCAGCGAGGCGGCGGAAGAGTGGGAAGCGGTCGGGAGCAGCTGGCGGCTGGGAGGGTAGGTTAGGGTTCCAATTGAGTGGATTTGGACTTTATACAGAGATCTGATAGGATTATATCCTGATTAGAGAAAAATGGAAGGTCCGTTTTGCAAAAATTTCATGGACGAATCTCCAGCTGAATCAAACGTGCGGGATACGGCCCTGGTGCCCTAAGGTCCGCTCGATTGAAATATCGTAGTACAATGCAACTACATTCCCGTTCTTCGAAGAGGTTGTTGACATCGGGGAAGGAATCATCCGACGTGGTGTTGCAACAGATGCGCGAGAGTGCTCCAAAAAGACGTCGCCCATCACCCATACAATTCTACAAGAGGCGAGATTATAGAATCCTAGTGTACCATCCTTTGTTGTATGCTGGAAAATTTGATGGAAAATACGTGGGCGGCAGAAAGTCTCATGTCTTACGTACGTGTCTAGGGTGTGGGCCAACCTCTTTGTAGACAGCGGCAGCGAAACGAATGATCAAAGAGAATCTAAGGAGAGGAACAAATCAGATTCAGCTTCCACTTATGTTGAATACGAAAATATTTGAGCTTCAGATAGAAAACCATTCAAATTATACGAACATGGGTTAAAAAACGAATGATGAAAGAGAATCTGAGGAGGCGAACAAATCAGATTCAGCTTCCACTTGTCTTGAATATGAAA
It includes:
- the LOC127346957 gene encoding mitogen-activated protein kinase kinase 9-like codes for the protein MALIREKRLPQLQLSLPVPPRAAGQRPNPMFAPVPAPTPKKASTPTALSSQFRLSDFDKLAVLGRGSGGTVYKVRHRETCALYALKVQHYGDPAAAAEAEILSRTASPFVVRCHSVLPAAASGDVAMLLELVDGGSLDSIKSRQGAFPEAALAEVAAQALSGLAYLHARRIVHLDIKPANVLASTAGEVKIADFGIAKVLSRAGDQCTSYVGTTAYMSPERFDPEAHGGHYDPYAADVWSLGVTILELFMGRYPLLPAGQKPSWAALMCAVCFGEAPALSDGVASPELQGFVAACLHKDYRKRASVAELLAHPFVARRDVSVSKCALQKLVADVSSECRST